A window of Nicotiana sylvestris chromosome 8, ASM39365v2, whole genome shotgun sequence genomic DNA:
GCGGAATAAAATCCATTCTTTTTTCATGGATACGAGCGACACCTTTACGATTGGTAAATTAACACTTTGCACTCTTAGAAAAATTCGGAGCACCGCATTTGCCAATCATGAGGATCATTGCATCTAATCAAACTGTCATGTGAATTGTGATTATTTAGGGTCTTTACATTATTTACTTACATCAAAGGGCTTCTAAGTGCATTATATTACTTGTTTCAGAATCTTGCATCTGCCCCTAAATTACTGGTAACTTTTGTTGTGGACAAGAGCTACTAGACAACGACAAGAAGTTTGTGAGACTACGGACCGTTATTGTGGATAAAAAAACATAAGCTAAAACTGTTGCTAATTCATACATATAAAAAAGGGACTACGTTACCGCGAAGCAAAACCCATTAATAAGCACAAAATAGGAGCCCTCTATCTAAAGATGCTCCCTCGTATAAATGCCTCGTAACACATTCTCCACAATTCAACCACCACTACTTCTCTAGTCTACCCCACAATACTTGCTTCAAAATCTTTGTGAACTATGGCACTTCCTATGAAATCATATATGCCAATCTTCTCCTTATCCATTTTGATACTCGCTCGCTCTTGTAATGCTGGTGGAATTTCTATTTATTGGGGCCAAAATGCAAATGAAGGAACTCTAGCAGAAACTTGTGCCACCGGAAACTATGAAATTGTGAACATAGCTTTTCTAGCGACTTTTGGCAATGGCCAACAACCCACGATAAATCTTGCTGGTCATTGTGATCCAAGTCTTGGCGAGTGCACTAAATTAAGTTCAGACATAAAATCGTGCCAATCAAAAGGAATAAATGTAATCCTATCAATTGGAGGCGGAGCTGGATTTTATTACCTTTCCTCTGCTGATGATGCTAGAGACGTTGCCACTTATCTTTGGAACAACTTCTTAGGGGGACAATCGAGCACTCGTCCTCTTGGCAATGCTGTTTTGGATGGAATAGACTTTGATATTGAAGGCGGAACGAATCTATATTGGGATATTTTGGCCAAGTCACTTTCTGCATATAGTAGTATGGGGAAAAAGGTGTATTTAACAGCAGCGCCTTAATGTCCATTCCCTGATGCTTGGATTGGAAATGCATTAAACACAGGGGTTTTCGATTACGTTTGGGTTCAATTCTATAACAATCCTCCTTGTCAATACAGTACTGGTGATATTAACAATCTTGAATCTGCTTGGGAACAATGGACTTCAGATATTCCAGCTACAAAGATTTATCTGGGATTACCAGCAGCTCCTGCAGCCGCGGGGAGTGGATTTATTCCAGCTGATGATCTCACTTCTCAAGTTCTTCCAAAAATAAAAAGCTCAGCTAAGTATGGTGGAGTTATGCTGTGGTCAAAATACTATGACGATCAGACTAATTATAGTTCTTCAATCAAGAATGAATGTCTGAAATGGTGAGCCATATGTTAAGTCTCTTTAGTATACGTGCTCGGGAAAAATACATATGTATCTAATATCATCTCTTTTTATCTGTaaccatatatatatgtatagaacattatgtaaataattttTCGCTATATGAGTCGTGCACTACTTTTATTTGTCAAGGTTCCTCCTACCGCAGAACACAAAACAACAGAACTTGTGTGTCTTTTTTCCTATTAAAATTATTAGAAGTTTTGTAGATTTTTGAAGCAGATAATGAATTTCCTTAGGTTATCAGGCAATACCGAGAACAATTAGTCAATTATATAAGATTTGTGATTTGCAATTACCTGGCAAGACAAAAGCGCTAGTATACATGATCTCTAAGAGACAATAATATATAGTCATTATATTCACACTTGCTAAATTCAGCACCAAACACTAAATTTGTATCTTGTAGCAGTGGCGGAGCTAGCACCGTCGGTGCGGGTTAAAATTTTGAACCGATAAAACTTCAAATCTTGGCTCTACTGCTTGTAGGGACCAAAAGGATCGCCTTGGGCCAGGCCATTAACAATCCAACGTCAAACTTAGATCAGTTAAGCCCAAGTAACTGCATATATTTGCATGAAAATGGCGTGGGATAACCACTAATTAAGGTGGTATTTATATTTTATCCAGCAATTCTAATGTtgagcaaaaatagccactactctattaaaattaatatgaaaagacatttttaccctttcttccatAGAACCGGAGCCCCGACAATGGCGAGAAGCGCAAGACAATCACCATTACCGGCGACCACCAGaacaacaacatcaataataaccCTAACCCTAAACAACTCATCGGAATCCTCCTCCTCATCGTCGTccgaacagcagcagcaacatacAACAGAAATCCTAACTCTGAAACTGAAACAGAAGAAGAAGAGCGTTTCATGGAAGCCAGGTACAGTGGATAACGAGTTCCTCAACAAGAAGAGCTCTAAGATTTGCTGTATATTTCACAAGGAAAAGCCTTTTGATGAGGATGACAGCGATGACGATGAAAATGTGAATCAATCAAATAAGAAGGATCTATTggtacaagctcaaaagttaaggacaataggtcttgaagtcctgaacttagactaagaagaagtgtttttttcaaaagtgcttttgaaaaaagtacttttggagagaagcagtttgtgtttggctaatcagtctgaaaagcacttttgagaaataatttgtgtttgaccaagctttttagaaagtgcttttaagtgtcaaattacgaataaggacatgaatagatttacttaataattaatattataagtaaataaataatatcaaaattttgttattacatgcaataattaaaaaaattcattttatttaagtaaaatatgaaaataaaattaaaaagtacttaattcttttaatataagttaaatatattaaaattccttcaacaaatataaaagtaGTCATCCCcaaagtcactatatattagaaagttttcctaaaaataaaaagaaatatttataaattaatatcctaagtattaggtttaagggttattttggtatatactatattttattaagggtattttaggtaagaagaaaagccaaaactgcttctgcttctgcttttggaaagaagctacttttttctgcttctctgaaactgcttctgtttcttcccaaaagcacttttttcccaaATAAACTTgaccaaacacctcaaattaggaaaaaaagtgcttttggaaaaaaaaacacttttttctcttgagaagcttggccaaacaggctattaggctaagaagcccaaaagttaaggacaataggtcctgaacctagactaacaagctcaaaagttaaggacaataggtcctgaatttaggctaagaagcccaaaagctaaggacaataggtccagaacttagactaacaagctcaaaagttaaggacacttggtcctgaacttacagttacaagttcaaaagttaaagacgtgtagtcctgaagtcttgaagttaagttcaaaagttaaggacacatagtcctgaagtcctgaaatTAAGtcaaaaagttaaggacaagtagtcctcaagtcctgaacttagagttccaagttcaaaagttaaggacatgtagtcctgaagtcttgaacttagaattacaagttcaaaagttaaggacatgagcagaaggaTATTTTTGTCcgggcagttaaagtttattaaagcagtggctaaagactaaagacattttaaacagtggcttaaaagtaaatacatgtgttattagtggctaaccgtgcacttccccctAAATTTGCCTCTTTATTATTAATCGAGTGGTTGGGCAAGTCCAACAGCATAAAtcggtaaaaatagcacgggctgtccagttttcggactagtcattcaaaaatagtcagcatttgccaagtcattgaaaaatagccactattttgctgcaacagagaccggtccagcataatatattggagtttggtgcacctgtgtatgaacttccagcatattatgctagaactccaacacacggaaagttccagcataatatactggagatacgagcacttgtgtatgaacttccagcatattatactggaccggtataatttgctggaactctagtatattatgttggagttctagtgtacttatgctggaactccattatattatgctggagctcccgtatacttatcctggaactccagtataatatgctggagttcaagtatacttatgttggaactccagcatattatactggcgtattttccgggttttgaacagtgttttcgctcagatttatctttaaatgaaaagtggctaaattttaattacttttgaaagtgtggctatttttgaatgaccacttgtaaatctgactattttttaatttctccccatAAATCGAGGTAGTTTTCAACTATGTATACTTTGTATCCACATATCTATATCAGTATTCTTTGTAAATTAGAAGCTAAAACATAACAAATGAAGTTTTCAACTATGTATACTCTCTCTGTACGTTTATTTATGTgctattttatttttagtttgttccAGAAAATAATGCTTTTCTATACTTGAAAGATAATTTAACTTTTAATTTCTTATTTTATCTTTAATGAAAGTTATTATAATCATACAAATATTATGACATGTTTAAGATCATACAAGTTATAAAAGTCTTTTAACCATACAATTGTTATACTATAAGTTTCAAAAGACTTTATTCTTTCTTAAATTTTGTTCCGAGTCAAATTACGTCACACAAATTAACATAAAATACTTATTAGTTATTCTCGTATAGAGCCAAGCCATTTAATTTCTACCTACATTATTGTCAGAATCAGCAgagttagtattttttttttttttaaatgagcAGGAAATGGCATTCCATGTAAAACTTATCTGTCATTCTTCTGCGTACCCAAATTGATACCTAGCTTGTGGCTCGTGGTACAGAGCATCACCGATAATATCGTAACTATTTGTTAATTGTTATTtactttaaattaaataactcAGTTAATATTAATAGTTAAAACCATATTAGAGTACATATCAGTAGGTAAAAATACATGTATGAAAGATATTTGTCTtgtgtatatatatttattaGTTCGGTATAAACATCGGAGATAAAATTTTAGTATGCAGGTACATTGCGGCATTTATGAGCTACTTGATTATTTTTTTTGGAAGCTTTGTAATGATCGATATCGTCACTGCCTTCAAGTTCTTGTCTCTTCCAATAACAGCGATATATCTTTCCATGAGCAGCTATATACATAACGATAGCTATCGGAAGAAGCGTATCCAAAATTTTAAGAGGATGGGTGTATTGTACTACCGTTTGGTTTGATTTCA
This region includes:
- the LOC104215375 gene encoding protein phosphatase 1 regulatory subunit INH3 → MARSARQSPLPATTRTTTSIITLTLNNSSESSSSSSSEQQQQHTTEILTLKLKQKKKSVSWKPGTVDNEFLNKKSSKICCIFHKEKPFDEDDSDDDENVNQSNKKDLLVQAQKLRTIGLEVLNLD